A portion of the Acidisoma sp. PAMC 29798 genome contains these proteins:
- a CDS encoding cupin domain-containing protein yields MNLRDPGLDATAVIAGLGLAPHPEGGYYRETFRDGDLAHRGRATAILFLLPHGVISHWHRVDAIEVWLWQAGAPLLLEMAEPEGLATRHPLGPDLAAGEALQATVPVDHWQRAQSLGDWTLVSCLVAPAFLFEGFVMAPPGWNPKGA; encoded by the coding sequence ATGAACCTCCGCGATCCCGGCCTAGACGCCACTGCCGTGATTGCGGGGCTGGGTCTCGCGCCGCACCCTGAGGGTGGCTATTACCGCGAGACCTTTCGCGACGGCGATCTGGCCCATCGCGGCCGGGCGACGGCCATCCTGTTCCTGCTGCCGCATGGCGTCATCAGCCATTGGCATCGTGTCGATGCCATAGAAGTATGGCTATGGCAGGCCGGGGCACCGCTGTTGCTGGAGATGGCCGAGCCCGAAGGGCTTGCCACGCGCCACCCGCTCGGCCCCGATTTGGCGGCCGGCGAGGCGCTTCAGGCGACCGTGCCGGTTGATCATTGGCAGCGGGCGCAGAGCCTAGGCGACTGGACGCTGGTCTCCTGCCTCGTGGCGCCGGCCTTCCTGTTCGAAGGCTTCGTCATGGCGCCGCCCGGTTGGAACCCCAAAGGCGCCTGA
- a CDS encoding glutathione S-transferase N-terminal domain-containing protein codes for MKLFYSATSPYVRKVVACAITREIDSQIERIPSGAASAEALAQANPLGKVPTLLTPDGVALFDSPVICEYLDTVGDAPPLFPDHGAHRWLALKYQALGDGIMDAAVMTRGEVLRPAEEARQKNMDHQKLAITRSLTLLEAHLPSSGTPDIGAISVACALGYLDFRFADDGWRGQFPRLLQWFESISALPGLATTIPPG; via the coding sequence ATGAAACTCTTCTATTCGGCGACCAGTCCCTATGTCCGCAAGGTCGTCGCCTGTGCCATCACGCGCGAGATCGACAGCCAGATCGAGCGGATCCCGAGCGGCGCGGCCTCCGCCGAGGCGCTCGCCCAGGCCAATCCCTTGGGGAAGGTGCCGACGCTTCTGACGCCGGATGGCGTGGCGCTCTTCGATAGCCCGGTGATCTGCGAATATCTCGATACGGTCGGGGATGCGCCGCCGCTGTTTCCAGATCACGGCGCCCATCGCTGGCTCGCCCTCAAATACCAGGCGCTCGGTGACGGCATCATGGACGCCGCCGTGATGACGCGCGGCGAGGTGCTGCGTCCCGCCGAGGAAGCGCGGCAGAAGAACATGGATCATCAGAAGCTGGCGATCACCCGGTCTCTGACCCTGTTGGAGGCGCATCTGCCCTCCTCCGGCACGCCCGATATCGGCGCTATCTCGGTCGCCTGCGCCCTTGGCTACCTCGACTTCCGCTTTGCTGATGACGGCTGGCGCGGGCAATTTCCCCGCTTGTTGCAGTGGTTCGAGAGCATCTCGGCACTGCCGGGCCTCGCCACCACCATTCCGCCTGGCTGA
- a CDS encoding glycosyltransferase: MSDVSIAPAAISPELSIVVPCYKERPNVRPMVDRVAAALPGVAWEIIFVDDDSPDGTAEAARAIARTDPRVRCIRRIGRRGLSSAVIEGALSSSAEFVAVMDGDLQHDQTVLPTMLGQLRANTADMVIGSRHVLGGSSEGLSSAMRHRISNAGISAAQYFLPMRVTDPMSGFFMMPRARFEGIAPRLSGQGFKILLDLILSSAEPLRVLEIPCQFHRREAGESKLDALVMVQFASLLLDKGLGGVVPMRFIAFALVGAIGILVNLAALVIGRRLGLDFMAAEIVATVIAMLFNFQLNNRLTYRTHRLRGPRLLRGIALFMLVCGLGAVANVGIATALFSGGSHMGLAAAAIGAAISVVWNYAVSSTLVWRTV; encoded by the coding sequence ATGAGCGACGTCAGCATCGCCCCTGCTGCGATCAGCCCCGAACTCTCCATCGTCGTTCCCTGCTACAAGGAACGGCCGAACGTCCGGCCGATGGTCGATCGTGTGGCGGCCGCCCTGCCCGGCGTCGCCTGGGAAATCATCTTCGTCGATGACGACAGCCCGGACGGCACGGCAGAAGCCGCACGCGCCATTGCCCGCACCGATCCCCGCGTGCGCTGCATCCGCCGGATCGGCCGTCGCGGCCTCTCCTCCGCCGTCATCGAAGGCGCGCTCTCCTCCTCCGCCGAATTCGTCGCCGTCATGGATGGCGACCTCCAGCATGATCAAACGGTGCTGCCGACGATGCTGGGCCAATTGCGCGCCAATACGGCAGACATGGTGATCGGCAGCCGGCATGTCTTGGGTGGGTCGTCCGAAGGCCTGTCCTCGGCGATGCGCCATCGCATCTCCAACGCCGGCATCAGTGCCGCGCAGTATTTCCTGCCCATGCGGGTTACAGACCCGATGAGCGGCTTCTTCATGATGCCCCGGGCGCGCTTCGAAGGGATCGCGCCGCGCCTTTCCGGCCAGGGGTTCAAAATCCTCCTCGACCTCATCCTATCCTCCGCCGAGCCGCTGCGCGTGCTCGAAATCCCCTGCCAGTTCCATCGGCGGGAAGCGGGTGAGAGCAAGCTGGATGCGCTGGTCATGGTGCAATTCGCGTCCCTGCTGCTCGACAAGGGTCTCGGCGGCGTGGTGCCGATGCGCTTCATCGCCTTCGCCCTTGTCGGCGCCATAGGCATCCTTGTGAACCTGGCGGCCCTGGTGATCGGGCGCAGGCTCGGGCTCGACTTCATGGCGGCGGAGATCGTCGCTACGGTCATTGCCATGCTGTTCAATTTCCAGCTCAATAACCGGCTGACCTACCGCACGCATCGCCTGCGCGGGCCGCGCCTGCTGCGCGGTATTGCGCTGTTCATGCTGGTCTGCGGCCTCGGCGCCGTGGCCAATGTCGGCATCGCGACGGCGCTGTTTTCAGGCGGCAGTCATATGGGCCTCGCCGCTGCCGCCATCGGCGCTGCGATCAGCGTGGTGTGGAATTACGCGGTGTCGTCCACCTTGGTCTGGCGCACGGTTTAG